In Anaerobacillus isosaccharinicus, one genomic interval encodes:
- a CDS encoding DUF4397 domain-containing protein — translation MYQHLQPVNKVAQDAAMYDLLANYYKYLDPQKHIYYYHLHFMCMQQLCQMQEYGFRNSVNPTQGRAPAKVRVLHASPDAPKVDIYVNGNKTFENITYYQISPYLDVPAGSYRVEVYPTGQTTNPVLSENVEVRPGRNYTVAAAGQLADLQLVSIMDTTNIPRNKAKVRFWHLSPNAPAVDIAVQGGDVLFSNVSFTEAVKYLEVDPGRVTLEVRVAGTNDVVLTLRDINLAANEAYTITAFGLVDGTPRLEALILQP, via the coding sequence ATGTACCAACATTTACAACCTGTAAACAAAGTTGCTCAAGACGCTGCAATGTATGATCTACTTGCTAACTATTATAAGTATCTAGATCCGCAAAAACATATTTACTATTATCATTTGCACTTTATGTGTATGCAACAGCTTTGCCAAATGCAAGAATACGGGTTTAGAAATTCCGTAAATCCAACACAAGGGAGGGCACCAGCCAAGGTTCGTGTACTTCATGCTTCACCAGATGCGCCTAAAGTAGATATTTACGTTAACGGTAACAAGACATTTGAAAATATCACTTATTATCAAATCAGCCCTTATTTAGATGTACCTGCTGGATCTTACAGAGTAGAGGTATATCCTACAGGACAAACGACGAATCCTGTTTTAAGTGAAAATGTTGAAGTACGACCAGGTCGAAACTATACTGTTGCAGCAGCCGGTCAACTCGCAGATCTACAATTGGTCTCGATTATGGACACTACAAATATTCCTAGAAACAAAGCAAAAGTGCGTTTTTGGCACTTATCTCCAAATGCACCTGCTGTAGATATTGCCGTACAAGGTGGCGATGTACTATTTAGTAATGTTTCCTTTACAGAAGCAGTAAAATACCTTGAAGTTGACCCAGGACGTGTAACTCTTGAAGTTCGTGTTGCGGGAACAAATGATGTTGTTTTAACACTACGTGACATTAATCTAGCCGCAAATGAAGCTTATACAATTACAGCATTCGGACTTGTTGATGGCACACCACGTTTAGAAGCTCTAATTTTACAACCATAA
- a CDS encoding IS1182 family transposase: MLHHSRQMNLSFHSELYNLLIPEDHQLRIIHNKVDFSFIHEIVKKSYCEHYGRPANEPELLFRLLFLQTLYDLSDERMIKEAQVNLAYKWFIGINPEDSLPDPSQLSRFRKHRLGAQHVDKVLIEIVKQCQEKGIIKSKSLLIDSTHMQANASKRQPLEVLRKAASRLRRSVKKQHSALYHKLPSYPNVKDIPEEEQGKRWLHYLAQLGEEVEEALPDAEGSIKEKLHVAKQIVEDERLLSKKGIASAVDPEARFGWKSKSRSFFGYKTHIAMTEEEIITSIKVTTGTSDDGKQLRELVDQTKEQGIELEEVLGDTAYSSKGNLSYLQEHDIKASIPLNPSVYGNREEDLFRYDKETDQVMCPAGHWSFRKARQGKKNVGTNQTDTFYFDVTTCQSCPLREGCYKEGSKTKTYSISVLSKEHEQQMKYLETEEYKKRSKIRPIIEHKNAELKRFHGLTTAKYRGLFGVKIQVYLAAFTVNIKRMIKLEQLHMHS; the protein is encoded by the coding sequence ATGCTTCATCATTCAAGACAAATGAACTTATCCTTCCACTCAGAGCTTTATAATCTCCTCATACCTGAAGACCACCAATTACGAATTATACATAATAAAGTTGACTTTAGTTTTATCCATGAAATTGTAAAGAAGTCCTATTGTGAACATTACGGTCGCCCAGCCAACGAACCTGAACTATTATTTCGATTATTGTTTCTTCAAACTTTGTATGATCTCTCTGACGAACGAATGATAAAAGAAGCTCAGGTGAATTTAGCTTACAAATGGTTTATTGGAATTAACCCTGAAGATTCTTTACCTGACCCGTCTCAGCTTAGTCGCTTTCGCAAACATCGTTTGGGTGCTCAACATGTGGACAAAGTTCTTATTGAAATTGTGAAACAGTGTCAAGAAAAAGGGATAATCAAATCAAAATCACTTCTGATTGATTCTACACACATGCAAGCAAATGCGTCTAAAAGACAGCCATTAGAAGTCCTTCGAAAGGCCGCTTCGAGACTCCGAAGATCTGTTAAGAAGCAGCATAGTGCTTTGTATCATAAATTACCTTCCTATCCTAATGTCAAAGATATACCTGAAGAAGAACAAGGGAAACGATGGCTACATTATCTGGCTCAACTTGGAGAAGAGGTAGAAGAAGCTCTCCCTGACGCAGAAGGATCAATAAAAGAAAAATTACATGTCGCTAAGCAGATCGTAGAAGATGAACGATTACTATCAAAAAAGGGCATTGCTTCAGCGGTTGACCCAGAGGCAAGGTTTGGATGGAAGTCGAAATCACGCTCTTTTTTTGGCTATAAAACTCATATTGCCATGACTGAAGAAGAAATTATCACAAGTATAAAAGTAACAACTGGAACAAGTGATGATGGAAAACAACTAAGAGAATTGGTTGATCAAACAAAAGAACAAGGGATTGAGCTTGAGGAAGTTCTAGGAGATACCGCTTATTCATCAAAAGGAAATCTATCCTACTTACAAGAACACGACATAAAGGCATCTATCCCTTTAAATCCATCCGTTTATGGAAATAGAGAAGAAGACTTATTTCGTTACGACAAAGAGACGGACCAAGTAATGTGTCCTGCTGGGCATTGGAGTTTCCGTAAAGCTCGGCAAGGGAAAAAGAACGTAGGAACAAATCAAACAGATACATTTTACTTTGACGTAACTACTTGTCAATCATGCCCTTTACGGGAAGGTTGTTATAAAGAAGGTAGTAAAACAAAAACATATTCTATTTCTGTACTATCGAAAGAACATGAACAACAAATGAAATATCTAGAGACGGAAGAATACAAAAAGAGAAGTAAAATAAGACCGATTATCGAGCACAAAAATGCCGAGTTAAAAAGGTTTCATGGTCTGACTACGGCCAAATACCGTGGTCTATTTGGCGTGAAAATACAAGTCTATCTCGCCGCTTTTACAGTTAATATCAAGAGAATGATAAAGCTAGAACAACTACATATGCACTCGTAA
- a CDS encoding response regulator, producing MIKVVFVDDHEMVRIGVTSYLSAQPDIEVVGEADDGARGVELALELRPDIILMDLVMKEMDGIEATRRIVEAWPEAKVIIVTSFLDDEKVYPALEAGATSYMLKTSKASEIANAVRATYEGQTILEPEVTGKMMTKMRQKKTTLPHEQLTEREMEILLLLAEGKTNQEIADEVFIALKTVKVHVSNILGKLEVHDRTQAVIYAFKHGLVK from the coding sequence GTGATAAAGGTAGTTTTTGTAGATGATCATGAAATGGTAAGGATTGGTGTCACTTCATATTTATCAGCTCAGCCTGATATTGAAGTGGTTGGTGAGGCTGATGACGGCGCCCGTGGCGTTGAGCTTGCATTAGAACTTCGCCCAGACATTATTTTAATGGATTTAGTTATGAAGGAAATGGACGGAATCGAAGCGACTAGAAGAATTGTCGAAGCTTGGCCAGAAGCAAAAGTGATCATTGTAACAAGCTTTCTTGATGATGAAAAAGTCTATCCTGCCCTAGAAGCAGGCGCAACAAGCTATATGCTCAAAACTTCAAAAGCTAGTGAGATCGCCAATGCTGTCAGGGCAACCTACGAGGGGCAAACAATCCTCGAGCCCGAAGTGACAGGGAAAATGATGACAAAAATGCGTCAAAAGAAAACAACTTTACCCCACGAACAACTGACAGAGCGCGAAATGGAAATTCTGCTTCTTTTAGCAGAAGGAAAAACAAATCAAGAAATTGCCGATGAAGTTTTTATTGCCTTAAAAACGGTGAAAGTCCACGTGAGCAATATCTTAGGCAAGCTAGAGGTTCACGACCGTACCCAAGCCGTTATCTACGCCTTCAAACATGGATTAGTAAAATAG
- a CDS encoding sensor histidine kinase gives MRFVQRQMIWSVLFSLILFAVFTVIYITIFPVENWSLLLDAKIYDFPIFLFVPGVAIALGVVFGLSNSLTYKKQLEMVEEALQQLEQGRVFDEDKTTYPEELKPVFQKVKNVQKQMADQVKTAQKLASEKAIDQEKIVQKIVSQERNRLARELHDSVSQQLFAASMLMSAITETKREEDGGEAKQLKLVEDMIHQSQLEMRALLLHLRPVPLKGKSLQEGMQELLNELAQKVPMEISWKIEAVPLEKGVEDHLFRILQESVSNTLRHSKATSLEVLLINRDDLIILRIADDGVGFDVSVEKAGSYGLQNMHERAKEIGGALKVVSLKNKGTRLEVKVPLMVGD, from the coding sequence ATGAGGTTCGTTCAGAGGCAGATGATCTGGAGTGTCCTGTTTTCACTTATTCTTTTTGCTGTGTTTACCGTTATATATATTACGATTTTTCCAGTTGAAAATTGGAGTCTTTTATTAGATGCAAAAATATACGATTTTCCGATATTTTTATTTGTTCCTGGTGTAGCTATTGCTCTAGGAGTTGTTTTTGGACTTTCTAATAGTCTAACTTATAAAAAACAACTAGAAATGGTTGAAGAAGCTTTGCAGCAATTAGAGCAAGGCCGGGTGTTTGATGAGGATAAAACAACGTACCCTGAAGAGTTAAAACCAGTTTTTCAAAAAGTGAAGAATGTTCAAAAACAAATGGCGGATCAAGTGAAAACAGCCCAAAAACTAGCTAGTGAAAAAGCCATTGATCAGGAGAAAATCGTCCAAAAAATTGTCTCCCAAGAGCGGAATCGATTAGCTCGGGAACTTCATGATTCGGTAAGTCAGCAATTATTCGCCGCATCAATGCTGATGTCTGCGATTACTGAAACAAAGCGTGAGGAAGATGGCGGGGAAGCGAAGCAATTAAAGCTTGTTGAAGATATGATCCATCAATCCCAGCTTGAGATGAGGGCGCTCCTGTTACACCTGCGCCCGGTACCTTTAAAGGGCAAATCGCTTCAAGAAGGAATGCAAGAACTACTAAACGAATTGGCACAAAAAGTTCCGATGGAAATATCGTGGAAAATTGAAGCCGTACCTCTAGAGAAAGGTGTAGAAGATCATCTTTTTCGAATTCTTCAAGAATCAGTTTCTAATACATTACGTCACTCAAAAGCTACTAGCCTCGAAGTTCTTCTCATCAATCGTGACGACTTAATTATTTTACGAATTGCAGATGATGGCGTAGGTTTCGATGTAAGTGTAGAAAAAGCTGGATCCTATGGTTTGCAAAATATGCATGAGCGAGCGAAAGAAATTGGTGGTGCATTAAAGGTAGTAAGCCTTAAAAATAAAGGAACTAGGCTAGAAGTTAAAGTTCCATTAATGGTGGGTGACTAG
- the liaF gene encoding cell wall-active antibiotics response protein LiaF, producing the protein MDNHNKTDYISWTILIGLLLLVVEITFFNKGLVFSIIFSGVLLYFGGKRLHSSIGKLIFGLGCLVLFFTAIDMMVFKFFIFAVIAYVLFYFYKSKNRPLLIQPVITETNRSGPKIIRPQHLFKNLFYGRQITPEEIYEWHDVNIQTGIGDTRIDLSNTVLPKGEAVIIIRNFIGNIQILVPYDIEVNVSHSVLTGTTIIFEEANEKLFNQTLVYRTDHYDQALQKIKIVTSMGIGRLEVKRI; encoded by the coding sequence ATGGATAATCATAATAAAACAGATTATATTAGCTGGACCATTTTAATAGGACTACTTCTTCTCGTCGTAGAAATTACCTTTTTTAATAAGGGGTTAGTTTTTTCGATTATTTTCTCGGGTGTTTTGCTTTATTTTGGTGGAAAGAGGCTTCATAGTTCCATTGGTAAGTTAATTTTCGGTTTAGGGTGTTTAGTTTTATTTTTTACAGCGATTGATATGATGGTATTCAAATTTTTCATTTTTGCAGTTATCGCCTATGTACTTTTCTACTTTTATAAATCAAAAAATCGTCCTTTATTAATTCAACCGGTGATTACAGAAACAAATAGGAGCGGGCCAAAAATTATCAGACCGCAGCATTTGTTTAAAAACTTATTTTATGGTCGCCAAATTACTCCTGAAGAAATCTATGAATGGCATGATGTCAATATTCAAACGGGGATTGGTGATACCCGAATTGATTTAAGCAATACGGTATTGCCAAAAGGTGAAGCCGTTATTATCATTCGAAATTTTATTGGCAATATACAAATTCTTGTGCCATATGATATAGAAGTAAATGTATCTCATTCCGTTTTGACTGGGACGACCATCATTTTTGAAGAAGCTAATGAAAAGCTTTTTAATCAAACATTGGTGTACCGAACAGATCATTACGATCAAGCATTACAAAAAATAAAAATAGTCACTTCGATGGGAATTGGTAGATTAGAGGTGAAAAGAATATGA
- a CDS encoding PspA/IM30 family protein: MSNIFTRIKNTIAADVHEMLDEKEQKNPLSVLNQYLRDCEKEVEKVRKLVERQYLLKEEFTREFTEARQLADKRRYQVDIAAKAGETELMNFAIQEQTHYEERASRLKLSLDQATSHLYELEQKYEEMKHKLKDMHIKRMELMGRENLTRANHRMNQMLEGNSYTGKIDSRFEEMDRYLDRLEHQANSQYHRNTIDSRIAQLEKQIKNQESHSISQ; this comes from the coding sequence ATGAGCAACATATTTACGAGAATTAAAAACACAATTGCAGCAGATGTTCATGAAATGTTAGACGAAAAAGAACAAAAAAATCCACTTTCAGTTTTGAACCAGTATTTACGAGATTGTGAAAAAGAGGTTGAAAAGGTTAGGAAATTAGTAGAACGACAATATTTATTGAAGGAAGAATTCACACGTGAGTTTACAGAAGCTCGCCAATTAGCTGATAAACGTAGATATCAAGTCGATATTGCAGCAAAAGCTGGTGAAACTGAGTTAATGAACTTTGCTATCCAAGAGCAAACCCATTACGAAGAGCGTGCTAGTCGTTTAAAACTGTCATTAGATCAAGCGACTTCACACCTATACGAACTAGAGCAAAAGTACGAAGAAATGAAACATAAGCTTAAAGATATGCATATTAAACGGATGGAATTAATGGGGCGTGAAAATCTGACCCGTGCTAACCACCGTATGAATCAAATGCTAGAAGGTAATAGTTATACAGGGAAAATTGACTCGCGTTTTGAAGAGATGGATCGTTACCTTGATAGACTTGAACATCAGGCTAATTCACAGTATCACAGAAATACAATAGATAGTAGAATTGCTCAGCTTGAGAAACAAATAAAAAATCAAGAAAGTCATTCTATTTCTCAGTAA
- a CDS encoding flagellar basal body rod protein, giving the protein MKKFGLFILGGIAAIILIANLGPIAMFAISIAILYYAFKGFMKADSSSSKIGWAILGLILFSITASNVPALAGIMAAIVLYFVYKKWNEEKDIIVESKQETKDPFVNFEKEWAELKRNF; this is encoded by the coding sequence ATGAAAAAATTTGGATTATTTATATTAGGTGGTATCGCAGCCATCATCTTAATTGCTAACTTAGGACCGATCGCGATGTTTGCTATCAGTATTGCAATTCTGTACTACGCATTCAAAGGTTTTATGAAAGCAGACTCGTCATCAAGTAAAATTGGTTGGGCAATTCTAGGGCTTATCTTGTTTTCAATTACAGCTTCGAATGTTCCAGCACTCGCCGGCATAATGGCAGCGATCGTCCTTTACTTCGTCTACAAAAAGTGGAATGAAGAAAAAGACATCATTGTAGAAAGTAAACAAGAAACAAAAGATCCATTTGTAAACTTCGAAAAAGAATGGGCTGAATTAAAAAGAAACTTCTAA